In a single window of the Terriglobus roseus genome:
- a CDS encoding asparagine synthase-related protein, which yields MPIAGCLGDSPELKRATESSLRRMQFKEGSETTVQECGSAILGAVADGKSFAGDDNLLPVDVVFDGRLFEGRELRAALELPADCNEAAIAASAYVAWGAEFPDRLDGEYAFALWDRRQKRLVLGRDAMSRVSLFYSRPESGLCFASEPMGLMGWNGVDTSLNERAVAMALSLTPPEPQEELPTLQKGIFSLRGGHVMLIGSDRAESMIDFWQPLKVPQLVVKDWREYGDALRAALLRAVRVRLPVEGLVASQLSSGFDSSGVTALTAQVLARQNRPLIAYTSVPAHSVNAKEIMGDRFSNEWPLAAQVAAMYPNVEHVAVPTDAVDWWESLDVMGDNCGAPAGFIRNSRWYLGILTDAQRRGAVTMMEGQAGNLTSSYNGGFGLYDLRSRKQWGLLYRALRNRRKHGGNWKSLLSSTWMPSRNAMARIQRLRRREVPGLFDLSMMRRDFYENSGLAKTEHSAMGATVEGDRTNGAAWRFSILRASEMGMMRSMQRRAFGMEREDPTADRRLVELCLGIPDEAFAPEGIKRELYRHGFRNDLPAELLSEPLRGLQSSDFLQMFEAWIPEWRAELDRLDQSALAGMCLDLPRMRKLLDDWPTMVATNRSSADMAYNYTFGGALAMGRFLRRMEERTGQ from the coding sequence TTGCCGATCGCAGGATGCCTGGGTGACTCGCCGGAGTTGAAGCGTGCGACCGAGTCTTCACTTCGCCGCATGCAGTTCAAAGAGGGCAGCGAGACGACAGTGCAGGAGTGCGGCAGCGCAATCCTCGGAGCCGTCGCGGACGGCAAGTCGTTCGCTGGGGACGACAACCTTCTTCCTGTCGATGTGGTCTTTGATGGCCGTCTGTTTGAGGGAAGAGAGCTTCGCGCCGCGTTGGAATTGCCCGCAGACTGCAATGAGGCGGCGATTGCGGCATCTGCTTACGTCGCATGGGGAGCGGAGTTTCCGGACCGCCTCGATGGCGAATATGCCTTTGCACTCTGGGACCGTCGGCAGAAGCGATTGGTGCTGGGCCGCGATGCGATGTCTCGGGTATCTCTCTTCTATAGCAGGCCAGAGTCCGGTCTGTGTTTCGCCAGCGAACCCATGGGGTTGATGGGATGGAATGGCGTCGACACTTCATTGAACGAGCGTGCCGTGGCGATGGCACTCAGTCTTACCCCTCCCGAACCTCAGGAGGAGCTGCCAACGCTCCAGAAGGGGATATTTTCCCTAAGGGGCGGACACGTCATGCTCATCGGCTCGGATCGAGCCGAGAGCATGATTGATTTCTGGCAGCCGCTAAAGGTGCCACAGCTTGTAGTCAAGGATTGGCGCGAGTATGGCGATGCACTGCGTGCGGCATTGCTGCGTGCTGTCCGTGTTCGACTGCCGGTGGAAGGCTTGGTGGCGTCGCAGCTGAGTTCAGGCTTCGACAGTTCAGGTGTAACGGCCCTGACCGCGCAAGTGCTTGCACGACAGAATCGTCCCTTGATTGCCTACACCTCCGTGCCCGCGCATTCGGTCAACGCAAAAGAAATCATGGGCGACCGATTCAGTAACGAATGGCCCCTTGCCGCGCAGGTTGCAGCCATGTATCCAAACGTGGAACATGTGGCGGTTCCTACGGATGCCGTCGACTGGTGGGAATCTCTCGATGTGATGGGGGATAACTGCGGGGCACCGGCTGGTTTCATCCGAAACTCCCGATGGTATCTCGGGATCCTGACGGACGCGCAGCGGCGAGGCGCAGTGACTATGATGGAGGGCCAGGCCGGCAACCTGACGTCAAGCTACAACGGCGGTTTTGGTCTCTACGATTTGCGCAGCCGCAAACAGTGGGGCCTGCTCTATCGCGCGTTGCGTAACCGTCGAAAGCATGGTGGAAACTGGAAGTCTTTGCTGAGTTCGACCTGGATGCCGTCGCGCAATGCAATGGCACGCATTCAGCGCCTGCGACGGAGGGAAGTGCCGGGTCTCTTCGATCTATCGATGATGAGGCGGGATTTTTATGAAAATTCGGGCCTGGCGAAGACAGAGCATTCGGCGATGGGCGCGACGGTCGAGGGCGACAGAACCAACGGAGCTGCCTGGCGCTTTTCAATCCTGCGCGCCAGCGAGATGGGCATGATGAGGTCTATGCAGCGACGTGCGTTCGGCATGGAACGGGAAGATCCCACGGCCGACCGCCGCTTGGTGGAACTTTGCCTAGGCATTCCAGATGAGGCTTTCGCGCCAGAGGGGATCAAGCGTGAGCTCTATCGCCACGGATTCCGAAATGATCTTCCTGCGGAACTTCTCTCAGAGCCGTTACGCGGTCTGCAATCGAGTGATTTTCTGCAGATGTTTGAAGCATGGATACCCGAGTGGCGCGCAGAACTTGATCGGCTCGATCAATCGGCACTGGCTGGCATGTGCCTTGATCTGCCGCGGATGCGCAAACTGCTGGACGATTGGCCCACGATGGTAGCGACCAACCGTTCGTCTGCCGACATGGCCTACAACTACACTTTCGGTGGTGCGCTGGCGATGGGACGATTTCTTCGGCGGATGGAAGAGCGAACTGGACAATGA
- a CDS encoding efflux RND transporter permease subunit — protein sequence MAAIIRLLLRLRALVLILLACMLVAGTFGALQLDVEAYPDPSPPLVEIITQNPAWSAEEMEQQVTAPIETSLFGMPHLDGVRSISIFGLSDVKLYFTFNSDYFHDRQEVLDRLQLIQLPTGLQPQLSPWSPIGEIYRYQLTGPYTLNDLTATQDWLVRRELKQVPGIIDITTFGGEVKQYQIEADPQKLLAHGVTLPQLTTAVSNSNANAGGNYVTLGEQSVNVRAVGQLHTVGDIEQIVIAQNKGVPVLVGDVATVKEGSQQRLGKIGRNKQSDVIEGIVLLNKDEESIPALEGLKAKIKDLNHGLLPAGMRIDTISDRTNLIDRTEHTVKHVIITGLVLVTLILLFMLGDVRTTIIAAATIPFAVLFAFSMMAATGHSANLISIGAIDFGILVDASIVVLENIHRKLSRRLPEDDLATLIIEGVQEASRPVLFSTAIILVAFIPLFTMEGVPGKIFAPMSVTYGFALIGALLFGLVFAPVLAFVLAPKGPPAAVPEAEDAHAGEGTWLSNWFRHYYNRAFTLTLRHSRLVWITAGISLVVAGFLFIYAVGGEFMPPLEEGNLWIRATLPQDVSFDLASKTVDEFRAEFLKFPEVKQVVSQLGRPNDGTDVTTFNNLEFLVDLKDESEWPKDVHGSKEKLIEQMQHQLSKYPGAVFGFSQQIQDNVEEAMSGVKGENSLKIFGDDLDVLSKQAINVQNVMEHVQGVQDVGIFKVDGQPSLVVRVDRAKASRYGVAPADVNAAIQAAVGGAPVTQMIEGDRRFDITVRYPSQYRNSPDSVGSIMLPAGDGSSVPLSSVADIGVRQGSFQIYREAGRRYIPIKFSVRGRDLAATITDLQKQLNDKITLPHGYTYAWAGEFDSLKKEQKRLALIIPISLLAILILLYTQFNTWLDAFIVLATLPFAAIGGILALLVTHTSFSISAAVGFTSLTGVATLGAVVFLSGIRRAQQHHGAKAGLREGALDEMRPVLMACMSAGLGLLPAAISNGIGAQAQQPLARVVVGGMLTTVLSVLLLTPLMARRIPKHFDQEHV from the coding sequence ATGGCAGCCATCATTCGCCTTCTCCTGCGCCTGCGTGCGCTGGTCCTGATCCTGCTCGCCTGCATGTTAGTTGCAGGCACCTTTGGTGCGCTGCAGCTTGACGTCGAAGCGTACCCGGATCCCTCGCCTCCACTCGTCGAAATCATCACGCAGAATCCTGCGTGGTCTGCCGAGGAGATGGAACAGCAGGTCACCGCACCCATCGAAACCTCGCTCTTCGGTATGCCACACCTCGATGGTGTGCGATCGATTTCTATCTTCGGGCTTAGCGATGTGAAGCTCTATTTCACTTTCAACAGTGATTACTTCCACGATCGCCAGGAAGTCCTGGATCGCCTGCAGTTAATCCAGCTTCCAACGGGACTGCAGCCGCAGCTATCGCCCTGGTCGCCAATTGGCGAAATCTACCGTTATCAACTTACCGGTCCTTACACACTCAATGACCTTACAGCCACGCAGGACTGGCTTGTAAGGCGCGAGCTGAAGCAGGTACCCGGCATCATCGACATCACCACCTTCGGTGGCGAAGTAAAGCAGTACCAGATCGAGGCTGATCCGCAAAAGCTGCTGGCACATGGAGTGACGCTACCGCAGTTGACGACGGCTGTCAGCAACTCCAACGCAAATGCTGGTGGCAACTACGTCACACTGGGAGAACAGAGCGTCAACGTTCGCGCTGTCGGGCAGCTTCATACCGTTGGCGATATCGAACAGATCGTCATCGCGCAGAACAAGGGCGTCCCCGTGCTTGTTGGCGATGTTGCGACCGTGAAGGAGGGTTCGCAGCAGCGGCTGGGTAAGATCGGTCGAAACAAGCAGAGTGACGTCATCGAAGGCATCGTGCTGCTCAACAAGGATGAGGAGTCGATTCCGGCGCTTGAGGGCCTGAAGGCGAAGATCAAGGATCTCAACCACGGCCTGCTCCCAGCCGGTATGCGCATCGACACCATCAGCGATCGCACCAACCTGATCGACCGCACGGAACACACTGTGAAGCACGTCATCATCACCGGCCTTGTGCTCGTGACGCTGATCCTGCTCTTCATGCTGGGCGACGTACGAACCACCATCATTGCGGCAGCGACGATTCCCTTCGCGGTCTTGTTCGCCTTCTCGATGATGGCCGCCACCGGCCACTCTGCAAACCTGATTTCCATCGGCGCGATCGACTTCGGCATTCTTGTCGACGCTTCGATCGTCGTCCTGGAAAATATCCACCGCAAACTCTCGCGGCGGCTGCCAGAAGATGATTTGGCAACATTGATTATCGAAGGGGTGCAGGAAGCTTCACGGCCGGTGCTCTTCTCGACCGCGATCATCCTTGTCGCGTTCATCCCTCTGTTCACCATGGAGGGCGTGCCCGGCAAGATCTTCGCGCCCATGTCCGTGACGTATGGCTTCGCACTCATTGGTGCCCTGCTCTTCGGCCTGGTGTTCGCTCCTGTACTCGCATTTGTGCTGGCACCGAAGGGGCCACCCGCTGCAGTTCCCGAAGCAGAGGACGCGCACGCCGGCGAAGGCACGTGGCTCTCGAACTGGTTTCGCCATTACTACAACCGTGCCTTCACGTTGACACTGCGCCACTCCAGGCTGGTCTGGATCACCGCGGGTATCTCACTGGTGGTTGCGGGGTTCCTGTTCATCTACGCAGTTGGCGGCGAATTTATGCCGCCGCTGGAAGAAGGCAATCTGTGGATTCGCGCAACGTTGCCTCAGGATGTCTCCTTCGATCTCGCATCGAAGACCGTTGATGAGTTCCGCGCGGAGTTCCTCAAGTTCCCTGAGGTCAAGCAGGTCGTCTCGCAGCTCGGACGCCCCAATGACGGCACGGACGTCACGACCTTCAACAACCTTGAGTTCCTCGTAGATTTGAAGGACGAGAGCGAGTGGCCCAAGGATGTTCACGGCTCCAAGGAAAAGCTGATCGAGCAGATGCAGCACCAGCTCAGCAAGTACCCGGGCGCGGTCTTCGGTTTCTCACAACAGATCCAGGACAACGTGGAAGAGGCCATGAGCGGCGTCAAGGGTGAGAATTCACTGAAGATCTTTGGTGACGACCTGGACGTGCTCAGCAAGCAGGCGATCAACGTACAGAACGTGATGGAGCATGTGCAAGGCGTGCAGGATGTCGGCATCTTCAAGGTCGATGGACAGCCGTCGCTGGTGGTTCGCGTGGATCGTGCGAAGGCATCACGTTACGGGGTTGCACCGGCAGACGTCAACGCAGCGATCCAGGCTGCGGTGGGCGGTGCGCCGGTCACACAGATGATCGAAGGCGACCGCCGCTTTGACATCACCGTGCGCTATCCAAGCCAGTATCGCAACAGTCCGGACAGCGTGGGATCCATCATGCTGCCCGCTGGTGATGGCAGCTCCGTGCCGCTCTCCTCCGTTGCGGACATCGGGGTGCGCCAGGGCAGCTTCCAGATCTATCGTGAGGCCGGCCGGCGTTACATTCCCATCAAGTTCAGTGTGCGTGGCCGTGACCTCGCCGCCACCATCACTGATCTGCAGAAGCAGCTCAATGACAAGATCACGCTGCCCCACGGCTACACTTACGCGTGGGCTGGCGAGTTCGACTCGCTGAAGAAGGAACAGAAGCGGCTGGCACTCATCATTCCCATCAGCCTGCTCGCCATCCTGATCCTTCTCTACACGCAGTTCAACACATGGCTGGATGCGTTCATTGTATTGGCGACGCTCCCCTTCGCGGCCATCGGCGGAATCCTTGCATTGCTGGTCACGCACACCTCGTTCTCCATCTCGGCGGCCGTGGGCTTCACCTCGCTCACTGGCGTTGCGACGTTGGGCGCGGTCGTCTTTCTCTCGGGTATCCGGCGCGCTCAGCAACATCACGGCGCAAAGGCTGGTTTGCGTGAAGGCGCCTTGGACGAGATGCGTCCGGTATTGATGGCATGTATGTCGGCGGGTCTCGGCCTGCTACCTGCAGCGATCAGCAACGGCATCGGAGCACAGGCACAACAGCCGCTGGCACGCGTCGTCGTCGGCGGCATGCTCACCACGGTGTTATCGGTCCTGCTACTTACGCCGCTCATGGCACGCCGCATCCCGAAGCACTTCGACCAGGAGCACGTGTAA
- a CDS encoding efflux RND transporter periplasmic adaptor subunit, whose product MSAHTSTRAAAFAGAAALLLLTTVGCKEKKEAPQADLPAANLTITTAHTTSLNDQLMVPAHVEADPTKLVHIFPPLSGRIVELKVIAGQDVRKGQVVAMLQSGDVASARSDYEKAKVEADRADRAMTRGKLLLDHEVLSQAAYIELQATAGQDHAELERTRQRLHELGFNENSTSDIAPITSPISGTVIEVGAANGELQKSVDNATSGIATIANLDTVWVEGEVFERDLALLKRSEHVDVTVQAYPNEVFHGTLANVGDVFDPTTHTLRARVVLPNPGHRLKPAMFASLQIARPASAVVVVPATAVIHDGENAEVYVQGADGKFALRQVKVGGAHGDDVEILNGLQNGEKVVKTGASFLRAPAAGD is encoded by the coding sequence ATGAGTGCCCACACGAGCACCCGAGCCGCTGCCTTTGCTGGCGCCGCTGCCCTGCTGCTGCTGACAACCGTCGGCTGCAAAGAAAAGAAGGAAGCGCCGCAGGCCGATCTGCCTGCAGCGAACCTGACCATCACCACAGCCCACACAACCTCGCTGAACGATCAGCTCATGGTGCCCGCGCACGTCGAAGCCGACCCGACCAAGCTGGTACACATCTTCCCGCCGCTTTCCGGTCGCATCGTTGAGTTGAAGGTCATTGCTGGACAGGATGTCCGTAAGGGGCAGGTCGTCGCCATGTTGCAAAGTGGCGATGTCGCCTCAGCTCGCTCGGACTATGAGAAGGCCAAGGTCGAGGCAGACCGCGCCGATCGTGCCATGACGCGCGGCAAGCTCCTGCTGGATCATGAGGTTCTCTCCCAGGCTGCGTACATCGAACTTCAGGCCACCGCAGGTCAGGACCACGCAGAGCTTGAGCGCACCCGCCAGCGGCTACACGAGCTTGGCTTCAATGAAAACAGCACCAGCGACATCGCTCCCATCACTTCGCCTATCAGCGGTACGGTCATCGAAGTGGGCGCTGCCAACGGCGAACTGCAAAAGTCAGTCGACAATGCGACAAGCGGCATAGCGACCATCGCAAACCTCGACACAGTTTGGGTTGAAGGCGAAGTCTTTGAACGCGACCTGGCACTGCTGAAGCGGTCGGAGCATGTCGATGTGACCGTGCAAGCGTATCCGAACGAAGTCTTCCACGGAACGCTAGCAAACGTCGGGGATGTCTTCGATCCTACGACCCACACGCTACGTGCCCGCGTCGTGCTTCCCAACCCCGGACATCGCTTGAAGCCTGCGATGTTTGCGAGCTTGCAGATTGCACGTCCTGCCAGCGCGGTCGTAGTGGTACCGGCAACGGCGGTCATTCACGACGGCGAGAACGCCGAAGTCTACGTGCAGGGTGCCGACGGCAAGTTCGCGTTGCGACAGGTGAAGGTCGGCGGAGCACACGGCGATGACGTCGAAATCCTCAATGGTCTGCAGAACGGCGAAAAGGTCGTAAAAACGGGCGCCAGCTTCCTGCGCGCACCGGCGGCGGGAGACTAA
- a CDS encoding TolC family protein, with the protein MRSLLLTGSLLLQAVAFAQTVAPSPPTASGQPLTMAQAVDYARLHSPGLQGAQTHVSAVQALEITAGLRLNPIIAGEGTQSTLSTSDPNGPPFYGIGLQRTFETGGKRGLRLDAARANTGVASAQFDDQRRSLDFNVRSAFTKMLQAKLALAIANDNLTGYRRTVELMKVRLDAGDVDRTDFERIELQLAGFENDQTNAQLNLTQASEQLQVLLGEPHGVANFDIVGTLDLPQLSSTEKQLEDAAIAARPDLLAASRQVRANEAAIRLADANGKTDPQFGLEYEHSGTGSTAGFNLSIPLRIFDKNQGEKERSRREAESSRLLLQQQVNQVISDVDQAYAAYQAAVAQNARYQTKYLAEAAHVRDNLEFAYRNGDATLLDYLSALQDYRQTNLAALNAQATAQTALHQLSYATATEVNP; encoded by the coding sequence ATGAGAAGTCTTCTTCTGACCGGCAGTCTCTTGCTGCAGGCCGTGGCTTTTGCACAGACGGTAGCGCCATCGCCGCCGACTGCGTCAGGCCAACCACTCACGATGGCACAAGCTGTCGATTACGCCCGCCTGCACAGTCCGGGTCTGCAAGGCGCACAAACACATGTGTCCGCCGTGCAAGCTCTTGAAATCACCGCAGGCCTCCGCCTGAATCCCATCATCGCTGGCGAAGGCACGCAGTCCACGCTCTCTACTTCCGACCCCAACGGGCCGCCTTTCTACGGCATAGGTCTGCAGCGCACGTTCGAGACCGGCGGCAAGCGCGGTCTGCGTCTGGACGCGGCACGGGCCAACACCGGCGTCGCCTCTGCGCAGTTCGACGATCAGCGCCGCAGCCTCGACTTCAACGTCCGCAGCGCCTTCACGAAGATGCTGCAGGCGAAGCTTGCACTCGCGATTGCCAATGACAACCTTACGGGCTATCGCCGCACGGTCGAACTGATGAAGGTTCGTCTCGACGCTGGTGATGTTGATCGCACTGACTTCGAGCGGATCGAGCTGCAGCTTGCGGGCTTTGAGAATGACCAGACCAACGCTCAACTGAACCTGACGCAAGCCAGCGAGCAGCTTCAGGTGTTGCTGGGTGAGCCGCATGGTGTAGCGAACTTTGACATCGTCGGCACCCTCGATCTGCCACAGCTTTCCAGTACGGAGAAGCAACTGGAAGACGCTGCAATCGCCGCTCGTCCTGATCTTCTTGCAGCGAGCCGCCAGGTGCGCGCAAACGAAGCGGCGATCCGACTCGCGGATGCCAATGGGAAGACGGACCCGCAGTTCGGACTGGAATACGAACACTCCGGAACTGGAAGCACTGCAGGTTTCAACCTGTCGATTCCTCTGCGGATCTTCGATAAAAACCAAGGTGAAAAGGAACGCTCACGGCGCGAGGCGGAGAGCAGCCGCCTCCTTCTGCAACAGCAGGTCAACCAGGTCATCAGTGACGTCGATCAGGCCTACGCCGCGTACCAGGCAGCGGTGGCGCAGAACGCACGTTACCAAACCAAGTACCTGGCAGAAGCAGCACACGTGCGCGACAACCTTGAATTTGCCTACCGTAACGGCGATGCAACCCTGCTGGACTATCTCTCGGCTCTGCAGGACTACCGCCAGACAAACCTGGCCGCGCTGAATGCGCAGGCCACGGCGCAAACCGCGCTGCACCAACTCTCCTACGCCACGGCGACTGAGGTGAATCCATAA
- a CDS encoding radical SAM protein, translating to MKRFDVSEIFCLPSSAPGYPRVCRALLMASNSLFRYRTAEVVPPGTRDTSFQSWSDLLLGDFSSSRRPSVPLFGCLRAVPRKIDMKTKEVLAAWRGILVGRAPSISIEITKECPLRCPGCYAFDAAHLGGGTTLRELSDFKGDELVQKILKLVDRHKPLHVSLVGGDPLVRYREVEQLLPEMERRGVHTQIVTSAFRVIPAEWQKYERLNVVISVDGLPAEHDVRRKPATYERILKNIQGSKVTIHCTVTAQIADRPGYLDEFLGFWSTVPEVKKVWFSLFTPQRGATDPEILSPSQRAAVMADLSVLRRKYPFLDMPEAVIAEIEQPPQNPDECIFARTTATFSADLKTAITPCQFGGDPDCSQCGCIASMGLAAVGHHRVIGALTAGHLFMGSAKIGAFWNRLTRKPEPIPVPASPFQIL from the coding sequence ATGAAACGCTTCGACGTTTCCGAGATCTTCTGTCTGCCATCTTCAGCGCCTGGTTACCCTCGTGTTTGCCGGGCCTTGCTCATGGCCTCGAACAGCTTGTTTCGATACCGCACAGCCGAGGTCGTCCCGCCGGGAACGCGGGATACCAGCTTCCAATCCTGGTCTGATCTCCTCTTAGGTGACTTCTCGTCTTCCAGACGACCTTCCGTTCCCCTTTTCGGCTGCTTACGCGCAGTACCTAGGAAGATAGATATGAAAACAAAAGAAGTTCTCGCCGCCTGGCGAGGAATCCTTGTCGGCCGCGCTCCCTCGATCTCCATCGAAATCACCAAGGAATGCCCGTTGCGCTGTCCGGGCTGTTACGCATTCGACGCCGCCCATCTCGGGGGCGGCACGACCCTTCGGGAGCTCTCCGACTTTAAGGGTGATGAACTCGTGCAAAAAATTCTGAAGCTTGTTGATCGACACAAGCCGCTTCATGTGTCGCTGGTCGGCGGCGACCCACTGGTTCGTTACCGCGAAGTGGAACAGTTGCTGCCTGAGATGGAGCGACGCGGTGTCCACACCCAGATCGTCACGAGCGCTTTTCGGGTGATTCCAGCAGAGTGGCAGAAGTACGAGCGACTGAACGTCGTAATTTCAGTGGATGGCCTTCCCGCGGAGCATGACGTCAGACGTAAGCCTGCCACTTACGAGCGAATTTTGAAGAACATCCAGGGATCGAAAGTCACTATCCATTGCACGGTGACGGCGCAGATTGCCGACCGGCCCGGATATCTGGATGAATTCCTTGGCTTTTGGTCGACAGTTCCGGAAGTCAAGAAGGTCTGGTTCAGCCTGTTCACACCGCAACGTGGAGCGACTGATCCGGAGATTCTGTCTCCATCACAGCGAGCCGCCGTGATGGCTGATCTGTCCGTGTTACGACGGAAATACCCATTCCTGGATATGCCCGAAGCCGTGATCGCGGAGATCGAGCAGCCGCCGCAAAACCCTGATGAATGCATCTTCGCCAGGACCACAGCAACATTTTCTGCGGATCTTAAAACCGCCATCACACCCTGCCAGTTCGGTGGTGATCCGGACTGCTCGCAGTGCGGGTGCATCGCATCCATGGGGCTGGCCGCTGTCGGCCATCATCGAGTGATCGGGGCGCTCACGGCGGGACATCTCTTCATGGGGTCGGCCAAGATCGGTGCGTTCTGGAATCGGTTGACCCGCAAGCCGGAACCCATTCCGGTGCCGGCCTCTCCCTTCCAGATTCTTTGA
- the thiS gene encoding sulfur carrier protein ThiS encodes MAGAVTVILNGAERTFADLGEKPDVTALVAALGFRADRVALERNGDIVPRSTWGATPIESGDRFEVVHFVGGGTNDTRYFLSTSRIMQTN; translated from the coding sequence ATGGCTGGAGCAGTAACGGTAATTCTGAATGGCGCCGAGCGCACCTTTGCCGATCTTGGCGAGAAGCCGGACGTGACCGCGCTGGTAGCGGCTCTGGGTTTCCGCGCAGACCGTGTCGCATTGGAACGCAACGGCGACATCGTGCCTCGAAGCACCTGGGGAGCAACGCCGATCGAATCCGGAGATCGGTTCGAGGTTGTCCATTTTGTCGGGGGCGGCACGAACGACACTCGATACTTCCTGAGCACGTCGCGCATCATGCAGACGAACTAA
- the thiD gene encoding bifunctional hydroxymethylpyrimidine kinase/phosphomethylpyrimidine kinase, translated as MTMDQTTPTALTLAGFDPSSGAGITADLAVFAAHRVFGTAAITALTVQSTVGVRRVELVMPELLSQTLTELWADLPPAGIKIGMLGGLQQVRCVVEFLESLPWRPLVVLDPVLRSSSGRALLEDEGIRALVEELLPLIDAMTPNTEELAVLSGLPCETEEGIHDAAESLARKHPNLVIVATGGHRPKPDDLLLAGGIWTTLPGDRIETSATHGTGCAFSSALLCGRLAGQNWPDAAAAAKAYVAQAMRTATPRGAGRGPMNLLWPILGQPNF; from the coding sequence ATGACGATGGACCAAACGACACCTACCGCCCTGACGCTTGCAGGCTTCGACCCGTCCTCGGGCGCAGGCATCACGGCTGACCTGGCGGTCTTCGCCGCGCACAGAGTCTTCGGCACGGCAGCCATCACGGCGCTCACGGTACAGTCGACAGTCGGTGTGCGGCGCGTGGAGCTTGTTATGCCTGAGCTTCTTTCGCAGACACTGACGGAGCTGTGGGCCGATCTGCCGCCTGCAGGAATCAAGATCGGAATGCTGGGCGGATTACAACAGGTGCGCTGCGTCGTCGAGTTTTTAGAATCTCTCCCGTGGCGGCCCCTGGTCGTCCTTGATCCGGTGCTACGTTCCAGCTCGGGGAGAGCGTTGCTGGAAGATGAGGGGATCCGCGCTCTTGTCGAAGAGTTACTACCACTGATCGATGCCATGACTCCAAACACGGAGGAGCTTGCTGTTCTTTCCGGGCTTCCTTGTGAGACAGAAGAAGGCATCCACGACGCGGCCGAATCACTCGCTCGAAAGCATCCCAACCTCGTCATCGTCGCGACCGGAGGCCATCGCCCAAAGCCCGACGATCTTCTACTGGCAGGCGGTATCTGGACTACATTGCCGGGCGACCGCATTGAGACCAGTGCGACCCACGGCACCGGCTGTGCGTTCTCAAGCGCACTGCTGTGCGGTCGGCTGGCCGGGCAGAATTGGCCGGACGCGGCGGCGGCTGCAAAGGCTTATGTCGCGCAGGCGATGCGGACCGCCACCCCACGCGGAGCGGGGCGGGGTCCCATGAATCTTCTGTGGCCGATCTTGGGACAGCCGAACTTCTAA
- the pyrF gene encoding orotidine-5'-phosphate decarboxylase, with product MDPLDRLIVALDYSSRAEAMAFVDQLDGTVRWLKVGLELYLAEGRPMVEALRARGFEVFLDLKLHDIPNTVAGAVRSAEACGAALLTLHAAGGPAMLSAAAEAAAKLAQPPRLLAVTVLTSMDAAQLKAIGVEVTAREQVVRLGEMAVAAGVNGLVCSSEEIIPLRSSAAQDAKLVVPGIRPAGAAKDDQSRIATAGDAIRYGADMLVVGRPITRAADPAAAAAALFAEINSAQRD from the coding sequence ATGGACCCCCTTGACCGACTGATTGTCGCCCTTGACTACTCCTCACGCGCGGAGGCAATGGCCTTCGTCGACCAACTGGACGGCACAGTACGCTGGCTAAAGGTCGGTCTGGAGCTCTACCTTGCCGAGGGACGACCGATGGTGGAGGCACTGCGCGCGCGTGGCTTCGAGGTCTTTCTGGATCTAAAACTGCACGACATCCCCAACACAGTTGCTGGCGCTGTGCGCTCTGCCGAAGCGTGTGGCGCAGCACTCCTCACGCTGCATGCTGCCGGTGGTCCTGCCATGCTGTCCGCCGCGGCAGAAGCTGCCGCCAAGCTGGCACAGCCGCCCAGGCTTCTCGCAGTGACGGTCCTGACCAGCATGGATGCGGCACAGCTGAAAGCCATCGGTGTTGAGGTCACGGCGCGTGAGCAAGTGGTGCGGCTCGGCGAGATGGCGGTCGCGGCAGGTGTCAACGGCCTCGTTTGCTCATCAGAGGAGATCATTCCGCTGAGGTCGAGTGCCGCGCAGGACGCAAAGCTCGTGGTCCCGGGGATTCGCCCGGCGGGTGCCGCGAAGGACGACCAGAGCCGCATTGCGACGGCGGGGGATGCCATACGCTACGGAGCAGACATGCTGGTGGTGGGTCGGCCGATCACACGCGCCGCTGATCCCGCCGCAGCCGCGGCTGCCTTGTTCGCTGAGATCAACTCGGCCCAAAGAGACTAG